One genomic window of Candidatus Pseudobacter hemicellulosilyticus includes the following:
- the gltB gene encoding glutamate synthase large subunit produces the protein MASNQGLYDPSFERDACGIGFVANIKGHKSHQHISDALTVLENMEHRGACGCESNTGDGAGIMIQTPHEFFFDECIRLGVPLPPFGRYGVGVVFFPREIRLREECRDIFNRAAEKLGLEILVYRKVPVNPDGIGATALSVEPEMEQVFIACPDHITNPDDFERKLFLLRNYASHLINNTVRKDAIGFYIASLSYKTVVYKGQLTSNQVRNYFPDLSNKRVVSAFGLVHSRFATNTFPSWKLAQPFRFIAHNGEINTLQGNLNWLRTNEHSFTTKYFSKEEMEMLLPIVTEGQSDSACLDNMVELLTLTGRSLPHVMMMLIPEAWDGNEDMDPVKKAFYEFHASMMEPWDGPASISFTDGRMIGATLDRNGLRPSRYCVTTDDRVIMASETGVLPVHPTLIKEKGRLQPGKMFVVDMEQGRIISDAELKRGICSQKPYGEWLNKYKIRLNELPAPRVMFTHLEHDQVFKYQKAFGFSIEDQDIIIASMALDGKEPIGSMGTDAPLAVLSDQPQHLTSYFKQLFAQVTNPPIDPIRERMVMSLATFVGYNGMLLQEDPLSCHTVALKHPVLNNLELETLRSIDTGVFQAKTLQCYFRADGKPGRLKAALDRICRYAVDAAEDGFEVLILQDRAIDSDHAPIPSLLATAAIHHHLIRKGLRGKVGIVVEAGDVWEVHHFACLVAFGATAINPYLALSTIRDLKMNGKLDTELDVEYLKKNYIKAVNEGLLKVFSKMGISTLQSYQGAQIFEIIGINKEVVDKYFTGATSRIEGMGLDEIARETLAKHYFAFSKKDVPADRLPVGGIYQWKRKGEFHLFNPNTIHLLQHSTKMNDYNTFKKYSKLVNDQSEKACTLRSLFRFSRLRPSISIDEVEPAENIYRRFATGAMSFGSISWEAHTTLAIAMNRLGGKSNTGEGGEDEARYEKLPNGDSMRSAIKQVASARFGVTSYYLTEADELQIKMAQGAKPGEGGQLPGHKVDEWIGKTRHSTPGVGLISPPPHHDIYSIEDLAQLIFDLKNANRAARINVKLVSKAGVGTIAAGVAKAKADVILVSGFDGGTGASPLSSIKHAGLPWELGLAESHQTLVKNKLRSRVVLQADGQMKTGRDIAVAALLGAEEWGVATAALIVEGCIMMRKCHLNTCPVGVATQDPELRKRFNGNPDHVVNFFRFITQELREIMAELGFRTVNEMIGQVDNLEMRDNINHWKYSKLDLSPILYREPASEFTGLYNQESQDHGLESVLDWKLLEAAKPAIEKQERIAASFPIRNIDRTVGTILSNEITKKYKAEGLPEDTLHFNFTGTAGQSFGAFNTSGVTLELEGDANDYFGKGLSGAKLIVYPPKQASYVPEENIIVGNVAFYGATSGEAYIRGKAGERFGVRNSGAQVVVEGTGDHGCEYMTGGRVVILGETGRNFAAGMSGGIAYVYDVKAQFPARCNREMVELDPVGQEDAALLKDMIMKHYAYTGSTVAKFVLDDFENQLQHFVKVFPADYKKALQKKEAVTIQK, from the coding sequence ATGGCAAGCAACCAGGGTTTATATGATCCCTCCTTTGAGCGTGACGCCTGTGGTATCGGTTTCGTAGCAAATATCAAAGGCCACAAATCCCACCAGCACATTTCGGATGCCCTCACCGTATTGGAAAATATGGAACACCGGGGCGCCTGCGGCTGTGAGAGTAATACAGGCGATGGCGCCGGTATCATGATCCAGACCCCGCATGAGTTTTTCTTCGACGAATGTATTCGTCTGGGTGTACCCTTGCCGCCATTTGGCCGTTACGGCGTGGGGGTGGTCTTCTTTCCCCGTGAGATCCGTCTCCGCGAAGAATGCAGGGATATCTTCAACCGTGCTGCTGAAAAACTGGGCCTGGAGATCCTGGTGTACCGAAAGGTCCCTGTGAATCCCGATGGTATTGGCGCTACGGCGCTCAGCGTGGAGCCGGAAATGGAACAGGTCTTTATCGCCTGCCCGGACCATATCACCAACCCGGACGATTTTGAGCGTAAGCTCTTCCTGCTGCGCAATTATGCCAGCCACCTCATTAACAATACCGTCCGCAAGGACGCTATCGGTTTCTATATCGCCTCTCTTTCTTACAAAACCGTGGTGTACAAAGGTCAGCTCACCAGTAACCAGGTGCGCAATTATTTTCCGGATCTTAGTAACAAGAGGGTGGTGAGCGCCTTTGGCCTCGTACACTCCCGGTTTGCAACCAACACTTTCCCTTCCTGGAAACTGGCCCAGCCTTTCCGCTTTATTGCCCATAACGGGGAGATCAACACCCTGCAGGGTAATCTCAACTGGCTCCGCACCAACGAACACAGCTTTACTACCAAGTACTTCTCCAAAGAAGAGATGGAAATGCTGCTGCCCATTGTAACGGAGGGCCAGTCGGACTCCGCCTGCCTGGACAATATGGTGGAACTGTTAACGCTCACCGGTCGCTCCCTGCCGCATGTGATGATGATGCTGATCCCTGAAGCGTGGGATGGCAATGAAGATATGGACCCGGTGAAAAAAGCGTTCTATGAATTCCATGCCTCCATGATGGAGCCCTGGGATGGTCCTGCTTCTATCTCTTTCACGGACGGCCGTATGATTGGCGCCACCCTGGACCGGAACGGTCTGCGTCCTTCCCGCTACTGCGTGACTACGGACGACCGTGTGATCATGGCTTCCGAAACAGGCGTACTGCCGGTCCACCCCACGCTGATCAAAGAGAAAGGCCGCCTGCAGCCCGGCAAGATGTTCGTAGTGGACATGGAGCAGGGACGTATCATCAGCGATGCCGAACTGAAACGCGGCATCTGCTCGCAGAAGCCCTATGGCGAATGGCTCAACAAATACAAGATCCGGCTCAATGAACTGCCGGCTCCCCGCGTAATGTTCACCCACCTGGAACACGACCAGGTGTTCAAATACCAGAAAGCATTTGGCTTCAGCATCGAAGACCAGGATATCATCATCGCCTCTATGGCCCTGGATGGTAAAGAGCCTATCGGCTCCATGGGTACTGATGCACCGCTGGCTGTGCTGAGTGATCAGCCCCAGCACCTGACCAGCTATTTCAAACAACTTTTTGCACAGGTGACCAACCCGCCCATTGATCCCATCCGAGAAAGAATGGTCATGTCGCTGGCCACCTTTGTAGGCTATAACGGCATGCTCCTGCAGGAAGATCCGCTGAGTTGCCATACGGTGGCGCTGAAGCACCCGGTACTCAATAACCTGGAGCTGGAAACCCTGCGCAGTATTGATACCGGCGTATTCCAGGCCAAGACCCTGCAATGTTATTTCCGGGCCGATGGTAAACCCGGCAGGCTGAAAGCCGCGCTGGACCGGATCTGCCGGTATGCTGTAGACGCTGCGGAAGATGGCTTTGAAGTGCTGATCCTGCAGGACAGGGCTATTGACTCTGATCACGCACCCATTCCTTCACTCCTGGCGACCGCTGCTATCCATCACCACCTGATCCGGAAAGGATTGCGTGGTAAGGTGGGCATTGTGGTAGAGGCCGGCGATGTATGGGAAGTGCATCACTTCGCCTGTCTTGTAGCCTTTGGCGCTACCGCCATCAACCCTTACCTGGCGTTGTCCACTATCCGTGACCTGAAAATGAACGGCAAGCTGGATACTGAACTGGATGTGGAATACCTGAAGAAGAACTATATCAAGGCCGTGAATGAAGGGCTGCTGAAGGTGTTCTCCAAAATGGGTATCTCCACCCTGCAGTCCTACCAGGGAGCGCAGATCTTTGAGATCATTGGCATCAACAAGGAAGTGGTAGATAAATATTTCACCGGCGCCACTTCCCGTATTGAAGGGATGGGCCTGGATGAAATTGCCAGGGAAACACTGGCCAAGCACTATTTTGCTTTCAGCAAGAAGGACGTGCCGGCAGATCGCTTACCCGTAGGCGGTATCTACCAGTGGAAAAGGAAGGGTGAGTTCCACCTCTTCAACCCCAATACCATCCACCTGCTGCAGCACAGTACCAAGATGAACGATTACAATACGTTCAAAAAATATTCCAAGCTGGTGAACGACCAGTCGGAGAAAGCCTGCACCCTCCGCAGTCTTTTCCGGTTCAGCCGCCTCCGTCCCTCTATCTCCATTGATGAGGTGGAGCCGGCGGAGAACATCTACCGTCGCTTTGCTACCGGGGCTATGTCCTTTGGGTCAATTTCCTGGGAAGCGCATACCACGCTGGCCATTGCCATGAACCGCCTGGGCGGCAAGAGCAATACCGGTGAGGGTGGGGAAGATGAGGCACGCTATGAGAAGCTGCCCAATGGTGATTCCATGCGGAGCGCCATCAAACAGGTGGCTTCCGCCCGCTTTGGGGTTACCAGTTACTACCTGACAGAGGCCGATGAACTGCAGATCAAAATGGCCCAGGGCGCCAAGCCCGGTGAGGGCGGTCAGCTGCCCGGCCATAAGGTAGATGAATGGATCGGTAAAACAAGACACTCAACGCCCGGTGTGGGCCTGATCTCCCCGCCGCCGCACCACGATATTTATTCCATTGAGGACCTGGCGCAGCTGATCTTCGACCTGAAGAATGCCAACCGTGCCGCCCGCATCAACGTGAAGCTGGTGTCCAAAGCCGGTGTAGGCACTATTGCCGCCGGTGTAGCCAAGGCCAAGGCGGATGTGATCCTGGTATCCGGATTTGATGGGGGCACCGGCGCATCGCCGCTGAGTTCCATCAAGCATGCAGGTCTCCCCTGGGAGCTGGGCCTGGCGGAAAGCCACCAGACCCTGGTGAAGAACAAACTGCGCAGCCGCGTTGTCCTGCAGGCCGATGGCCAGATGAAGACCGGTCGTGATATTGCCGTTGCCGCCCTGCTGGGTGCAGAAGAATGGGGTGTGGCCACGGCCGCCCTGATAGTGGAAGGCTGTATCATGATGCGCAAATGCCATCTCAATACCTGCCCGGTGGGAGTGGCTACCCAGGATCCTGAGCTGCGCAAGCGCTTCAACGGGAATCCTGACCATGTAGTGAATTTCTTCCGCTTCATCACACAGGAGTTGCGGGAGATCATGGCAGAGCTGGGCTTCCGTACCGTGAATGAAATGATTGGCCAGGTGGATAACCTGGAGATGCGCGACAATATCAATCACTGGAAATATAGTAAGCTGGACCTGTCGCCCATCCTTTACCGTGAGCCCGCTTCTGAATTTACCGGCCTGTACAACCAGGAGAGCCAGGACCATGGACTGGAATCTGTGCTGGACTGGAAACTGCTGGAAGCGGCGAAACCTGCCATCGAAAAGCAGGAGCGTATTGCCGCCAGCTTCCCCATCCGGAATATAGACAGGACGGTGGGCACTATTCTCTCCAACGAGATCACCAAGAAATACAAAGCAGAAGGATTGCCTGAAGATACCCTGCATTTCAACTTTACAGGAACGGCCGGCCAGAGTTTCGGCGCTTTCAATACCAGTGGCGTGACCCTGGAACTGGAAGGGGATGCCAACGATTACTTCGGTAAGGGGCTTAGCGGCGCCAAGCTGATCGTTTATCCGCCCAAGCAGGCGTCCTATGTGCCGGAGGAAAATATCATTGTCGGTAACGTGGCCTTCTATGGCGCTACTTCCGGTGAAGCCTATATCAGGGGTAAAGCGGGTGAACGTTTCGGCGTCCGGAACTCCGGCGCCCAGGTGGTGGTGGAAGGAACGGGCGACCATGGCTGTGAGTATATGACCGGTGGCCGGGTAGTGATCCTTGGTGAAACAGGGCGCAACTTTGCAGCCGGCATGAGCGGTGGTATTGCGTATGTGTATGATGTGAAAGCACAGTTCCCCGCCCGCTGCAACCGGGAGATGGTAGAACTGGATCCTGTGGGTCAGGAAGATGCTGCGCTGCTGAAAGACATGATCATGAAACATTATGCCTATACCGGCAGTACTGTCGCCAAATTTGTACTGGACGATTTTGAGAACCAGCTGCAGCATTTTGTGAAAGTATTCCCGGCCGATTATAAAAAGGCGCTGCAGAAAAAAGAAGCCGTTACCATTCAGAAGTAA
- a CDS encoding LytTR family DNA-binding domain-containing protein, with the protein MNAIMQNNLIHPEPRMDTNWQQMLLQLFPDRIPSYKNRFLIRKGHQLISLPVSEVRYFYSKDKITFAKTLEGKDFIMDFPIGEIEKMVSPELFFRVSRQYIISHAAINKVLVWFNGKLKLEVQPTNTDEIIISRERVNSFKAWMGE; encoded by the coding sequence ATGAATGCAATAATGCAAAACAACCTGATCCATCCGGAACCTCGTATGGATACCAATTGGCAGCAAATGCTGCTGCAATTATTTCCTGACAGGATCCCCAGCTACAAGAACCGATTCCTGATCCGGAAAGGTCATCAGCTGATATCCTTGCCCGTTAGTGAAGTGCGCTACTTCTATTCAAAAGATAAGATCACTTTTGCCAAGACCCTGGAGGGTAAGGACTTTATCATGGATTTTCCCATCGGTGAAATTGAAAAAATGGTTTCCCCGGAATTGTTCTTCCGGGTCAGCCGCCAGTATATTATCAGCCATGCGGCTATCAATAAAGTGCTTGTCTGGTTTAACGGAAAACTGAAGCTGGAAGTGCAGCCCACCAATACCGATGAGATCATTATCAGCCGGGAAAGAGTGAACAGCTTTAAAGCATGGATGGGGGAGTAG